In Streptosporangiales bacterium, a single genomic region encodes these proteins:
- a CDS encoding formate dehydrogenase subunit alpha has protein sequence MTVMKDSDLGTPASTAESTVEVEIDGRQVSVPESTSVMRAAALAGVDVPKLCATDSLKAFGSCRLCLVEIDGQRGTPASCTTPVRDGMNVTTKTSKLDKLRQGVMELYLSDHPEDCSGCGEGGDCEIQDRAREVGLVNMRYGHDGENHLHDEVDDSNPYFTYDPSKCIVCSRCVRACDETQGTFALTIEGRGFDSRVAASAGDSFMNSECVSCGACVQACPTDSLLEKSVIDLGMPTRSVETTCAYCGVGCSFRAELRGDEVVRMVPSKQGGANEGHSCVKGRFAYGYATHSDRQLDPMMRDSIDDEWRQVSWDEAISFVATRMRDIQDSYGMGAIGGITSSRCTNEEVYAVQKMVRAAFGNNNVDTCARVCHSPTGYGLKQTFGTSAGTQDFRSVAKADVIMLIGANPTDGHPVFASRMKRRLREGAKLIVVDPRRIDLVKSPHVEAAHHLPLRPGTNVAVVNAIAHVAVTEGLVDREFVEERCEDYDTWAEFIARPENSPEAIEEISGVPAADLRAAARLYATAPNSAIYYGLGVTEHSQGSTMVMGMANLAMATGNIGREGVGVNPLRGQNNVQGSCDMGSFPHELPGYRHVSDDSVRDIYESLWHKEILPEPGLRIPNMFDAAIDGSFRALFVQGEDIAQSDPNTKHVVAALSNLDLLVVQDLFLNETAKYAHVFLPGTSFLEKDGTFTNAERRINRVRPVMAAKCGKDEWQVACEIAQAMGYDMHYGHSREIMDEIAATTPTFAGVSFDKLDRLGSVQWPCNDKAPEGTPVMHIGEFVRGKGKFIPTAFVPTEERSTRKFPLILTTGRILSQYNVGAQTRRTDNVTWHHEDVLEIHPHDAEDRGINDGDPVTLASRVGETTLHAKIADRMPVGVVYTTFHFPVTGANVVTTEHSDWATNCPEYKVTAVQVGLASPRAQQPAHEAEVDVPAALVD, from the coding sequence ATGACGGTCATGAAGGACAGCGACCTCGGTACCCCGGCGAGCACCGCCGAGTCGACGGTCGAGGTGGAGATCGACGGTCGACAGGTCAGCGTGCCCGAAAGTACGTCCGTGATGCGCGCGGCCGCGCTCGCCGGTGTCGACGTGCCGAAGCTGTGTGCCACCGACTCGCTGAAGGCGTTCGGCTCCTGTCGCCTTTGCCTGGTGGAGATCGACGGCCAGCGCGGCACACCCGCGTCGTGCACCACCCCCGTACGTGACGGCATGAACGTCACCACGAAGACGTCGAAGCTCGACAAGCTCCGCCAGGGCGTGATGGAGCTGTACCTCTCCGACCACCCGGAGGACTGCTCGGGTTGCGGCGAGGGTGGCGACTGCGAGATCCAGGATCGGGCCCGCGAGGTGGGCCTGGTGAACATGCGGTACGGCCACGACGGCGAGAACCACCTGCACGACGAGGTCGACGACAGCAACCCGTACTTCACCTACGACCCGAGCAAGTGCATCGTCTGCTCCCGTTGCGTACGTGCGTGCGACGAGACCCAGGGCACGTTCGCCCTGACCATCGAGGGGCGCGGCTTCGACTCGCGGGTCGCGGCGAGCGCCGGCGACTCGTTCATGAACTCTGAGTGCGTCTCCTGCGGTGCCTGCGTGCAGGCCTGCCCCACCGACTCGCTGCTGGAGAAGTCGGTGATCGACCTCGGCATGCCCACCCGCAGCGTCGAGACCACCTGCGCGTACTGCGGTGTCGGCTGCTCGTTCCGCGCCGAGCTGCGCGGCGACGAGGTCGTCCGCATGGTGCCGTCGAAGCAGGGTGGCGCGAACGAGGGGCACTCCTGCGTCAAGGGCAGGTTCGCGTACGGCTACGCGACGCACAGCGACCGCCAGCTCGACCCGATGATGCGCGACTCGATCGACGACGAGTGGCGGCAGGTGTCCTGGGACGAGGCGATCTCGTTCGTCGCCACCAGGATGCGCGACATCCAGGACAGCTACGGCATGGGCGCCATCGGTGGCATCACCTCTTCCCGGTGCACAAACGAAGAGGTCTACGCGGTGCAGAAGATGGTTCGCGCCGCGTTCGGCAACAACAACGTGGACACCTGTGCGCGGGTGTGCCACTCGCCGACGGGTTACGGGCTGAAGCAGACGTTCGGCACGTCCGCGGGCACGCAGGACTTCCGCTCGGTCGCCAAGGCCGACGTCATCATGCTGATCGGCGCCAACCCGACCGACGGCCACCCGGTGTTCGCTTCCAGGATGAAGCGCCGGCTGCGCGAGGGCGCGAAGCTCATCGTCGTAGACCCGCGCCGCATCGACCTGGTGAAGTCACCGCACGTCGAGGCCGCGCACCACCTGCCGCTGCGGCCCGGCACCAACGTCGCGGTCGTGAACGCGATCGCGCACGTCGCGGTGACCGAGGGTCTGGTCGACCGGGAGTTCGTCGAGGAGCGCTGCGAGGACTACGACACCTGGGCGGAGTTCATCGCCAGGCCGGAGAACAGCCCGGAAGCGATCGAGGAGATCAGCGGCGTACCCGCCGCGGACCTACGGGCGGCGGCCAGGCTCTACGCCACGGCCCCGAACTCGGCGATCTACTACGGCCTCGGCGTCACCGAGCACAGCCAGGGCTCCACCATGGTGATGGGCATGGCCAACCTCGCGATGGCCACCGGCAACATCGGCAGGGAGGGCGTCGGCGTCAACCCGTTGCGCGGACAGAACAACGTGCAGGGCTCCTGCGACATGGGGTCGTTCCCGCACGAGCTGCCTGGCTACCGGCACGTCTCCGACGACTCCGTACGAGACATCTACGAAAGCTTGTGGCACAAGGAGATCCTGCCCGAGCCTGGCCTGCGGATCCCCAACATGTTCGACGCCGCCATCGACGGCTCGTTCCGCGCGCTGTTCGTCCAGGGCGAGGACATCGCGCAGTCCGACCCGAACACCAAGCACGTCGTCGCGGCACTGTCGAACCTCGACCTGCTGGTCGTCCAGGATCTCTTCCTGAACGAGACCGCCAAGTACGCGCACGTGTTCCTACCCGGCACGTCGTTCCTGGAGAAGGACGGCACGTTCACCAACGCCGAGCGCAGGATCAACCGGGTGCGCCCGGTGATGGCCGCAAAGTGTGGCAAGGACGAGTGGCAGGTCGCCTGCGAGATCGCACAGGCGATGGGCTACGACATGCACTATGGCCACTCGCGCGAGATCATGGACGAGATCGCCGCGACGACACCGACGTTCGCCGGCGTCTCGTTCGACAAGCTCGATCGGCTGGGTAGCGTGCAGTGGCCGTGCAACGACAAGGCCCCAGAGGGCACCCCGGTCATGCACATCGGCGAGTTCGTCCGCGGCAAGGGGAAGTTCATCCCGACCGCGTTCGTGCCGACCGAGGAGCGCAGCACGCGGAAGTTCCCGCTGATCCTCACGACCGGGCGCATCCTGTCGCAGTACAACGTGGGCGCGCAGACCAGGCGTACGGACAACGTGACCTGGCACCACGAAGACGTGCTGGAGATCCACCCGCACGACGCGGAGGACCGCGGCATCAACGACGGCGATCCGGTCACGCTGGCCAGCCGGGTCGGCGAGACCACGCTGCACGCGAAGATCGCGGACCGGATGCCGGTGGGCGTCGTCTACACGACCTTCCACTTCCCCGTCACCGGCGCGAACGTGGTCACGACCGAGCACTCGGACTGGGCGACCAACTGTCCCGAGTACAAGGTGACGGCGGTGCAGGTCGGCCTCGCCAGCCCGAGAGCACAGCAGCCGGCACACGAGGCCGAGGTCGACGTGCCCGCGGCGTTGGTGGATTGA
- a CDS encoding formate dehydrogenase encodes MANDIAVQFHHLPPDAAAKAIANHIRQFWERRMRQQLVEHVASGDVDDLDPLVVDAARLLDG; translated from the coding sequence CTGGCAAACGACATCGCCGTCCAGTTCCACCACCTGCCCCCGGACGCGGCCGCGAAGGCGATCGCGAACCACATCAGGCAGTTCTGGGAACGCCGGATGCGCCAGCAGCTGGTCGAGCACGTAGCATCCGGCGACGTCGACGACCTCGACCCACTAGTGGTCGACGCCGCCCGTCTGCTCGACGGCTGA
- a CDS encoding DNA mismatch repair protein MutS, translating to MKLKLDLHDIYNRGHEIDRALEQIIDEAIEKKAPVVEIIPGKGSGQLKKKVLRFLDRKDVKARYHRVDKDAKNHGRLFVYFKHK from the coding sequence GTGAAGCTGAAGCTCGACCTACACGACATCTACAACCGCGGCCACGAGATCGACCGTGCACTCGAGCAGATCATCGACGAGGCGATCGAGAAGAAGGCGCCCGTCGTGGAGATCATCCCCGGCAAGGGCTCGGGACAGCTGAAGAAGAAGGTCCTACGGTTCCTCGACCGCAAGGACGTCAAGGCCAGGTACCACCGCGTGGACAAGGACGCCAAGAACCACGGCCGGCTGTTCGTCTACTTCAAGCACAAGTAG
- a CDS encoding methyltransferase domain-containing protein gives MTMQPDTPAQRQAAAFDQIGARYDEAFPHKQGQLEAGDWLATQLPAGGRVLDAGCGTGVPTARRLHEAGHAVTGVDISAGMLDLARQNVPDADFRQLDVLDLDASLGTFDAVVAFFALLMLLRADVPTALQRLRDVLSPGGLLALAMVEADLDDVPIPFLGNTLRVTGYPRDELCALVTAAGFDVLDLREYAYEPATPDAPPEVQLFLYCRRAEAANRSSSMST, from the coding sequence ATGACCATGCAGCCAGACACCCCGGCGCAGCGGCAGGCGGCGGCCTTCGACCAGATCGGCGCCAGGTACGACGAGGCGTTCCCCCACAAGCAGGGCCAGCTCGAGGCGGGCGACTGGCTTGCCACACAACTACCCGCCGGTGGCCGGGTGCTGGACGCCGGCTGCGGCACCGGCGTGCCCACGGCGCGGCGTCTGCACGAGGCCGGTCACGCGGTGACCGGCGTGGACATCTCCGCGGGGATGCTCGACCTGGCCAGGCAGAACGTACCTGACGCCGACTTCCGGCAGCTCGACGTGCTCGACCTGGACGCTTCGCTCGGCACCTTCGACGCGGTCGTGGCGTTCTTCGCGCTGCTCATGCTGCTCCGCGCGGACGTACCGACGGCACTGCAGCGGCTGCGCGACGTGCTCTCACCCGGCGGGCTGCTTGCGCTCGCCATGGTGGAGGCCGACCTCGACGACGTCCCGATCCCGTTCCTCGGCAACACGTTGCGCGTCACCGGCTATCCACGCGACGAGCTGTGCGCACTGGTGACCGCGGCCGGCTTCGACGTCCTCGACCTGCGCGAGTACGCGTACGAACCGGCCACGCCGGACGCACCGCCCGAGGTGCAGCTGTTCCTCTACTGCCGCCGCGCCGAGGCGGCCAACCGTAGCTCCAGCATGTCCACGTAG
- a CDS encoding TetR family transcriptional regulator, translating into MWYMPTSAAGSPRERLLAAATAYVAEHGLGAVSLRQLATALGTSHRMLIYHFGSRDGLLVEVVRAVEQRQRAAFAELLQGAGDEEPLDVMRRLWRRFVDTSQAPYERLFFELYGRALQGDPAAAPLLDGIVASWLPPLTELCERAGFDPETAQAQARLQVAVTRGLLLDLLATGDRTAVQAAIDHYVDMLELRLAASARRQ; encoded by the coding sequence ATGTGGTACATGCCTACCTCCGCAGCCGGGTCGCCGCGGGAGCGGTTGCTTGCGGCCGCCACCGCGTACGTCGCCGAGCACGGGCTCGGCGCGGTAAGCCTGCGGCAGCTCGCGACCGCGCTCGGCACCAGCCACCGGATGCTGATCTACCACTTCGGGTCGCGGGACGGGTTGCTGGTCGAGGTCGTGCGCGCGGTGGAGCAGCGGCAGCGCGCCGCGTTCGCCGAGCTGCTGCAGGGGGCCGGCGACGAGGAGCCGCTCGACGTGATGCGCAGGCTGTGGCGCCGCTTCGTGGACACGTCGCAGGCGCCGTACGAGCGGCTGTTCTTCGAGCTCTACGGCCGGGCGCTGCAGGGCGACCCGGCGGCCGCGCCGCTGCTCGACGGGATCGTGGCGTCGTGGCTGCCGCCGCTGACCGAGCTGTGCGAGCGCGCCGGCTTCGACCCGGAGACCGCGCAGGCGCAGGCACGGCTGCAGGTCGCCGTCACCCGCGGGCTGCTGCTCGACCTGCTCGCCACCGGCGACCGGACCGCGGTGCAGGCAGCGATCGACCACTACGTGGACATGCTGGAGCTACGGTTGGCCGCCTCGGCGCGGCGGCAGTAG
- a CDS encoding BCCT family transporter: protein MSQTEQAAPPTEPATRVNWVVFVGSSAGILAIAVWSMVAPSAAAAAIGVVVGWASRWFGWFYILLATVILVFVLVLAFSRYGKTKLGPQHSKPEFGTFSWAAMLFAAGIGTDVMFFSVAEPVTQYLDPPAGQGETVEAARQATVWTLFHYGITGWGMYALMGMALAYFAYRMNLPLSIRSALYPLAGRRIYGPLGHGVDLAAVLGTIFGIATSLGIGVVLLNYGLTALFGIPEGLGAQTGLVVLAIIMATVSAVTGVDRGIRRLSQLNVLLAIVLALFLLVSGRTAFLLNAFVQDIGNYVATFADKTLETFAFTQPTAWLNTWTLFFWAWWIAWASFVGLFLARISRGRTIRQFVVGTLTIPFFYIVMWVSIFGNSALSVVRGGNEGFGETAVDNPARGFYDLLAEYPAFGVVASVATFVGLLFYVTSADSGALVMGDLTSYRKTPQDDAPPPLRIFWATATGLLTLAMLIVGGVPALQNATIIMGLPFAFVLVLVMLGLYKALRVEGYRADSHQRSLPGSLSGRGTDGADRAPTGEWRRRLRRSMDFPTYAAAVQFLGATALPAVSQVTDELREHGVEATVHDGTGDQDAAYVELRAGLGEEPPFVYRISPQKCGIPSYGVRFQPGSNFYYRLEVHLTEGGQDYDVMGYTHGQLMDDILDQYERHLEFARLHREGIG from the coding sequence ATGAGCCAGACAGAACAGGCCGCGCCGCCCACCGAACCCGCCACTCGCGTCAACTGGGTCGTCTTCGTCGGCTCGTCGGCCGGTATCCTCGCGATCGCCGTCTGGTCGATGGTCGCCCCGAGCGCTGCTGCCGCGGCGATAGGCGTCGTCGTGGGTTGGGCGTCGCGCTGGTTCGGCTGGTTCTACATCCTGCTCGCGACGGTGATCCTCGTCTTCGTACTGGTCCTCGCGTTCTCGCGATACGGCAAGACGAAGCTGGGGCCACAGCACTCCAAACCCGAGTTCGGCACGTTCTCCTGGGCCGCCATGCTGTTCGCCGCCGGTATTGGTACCGACGTGATGTTCTTCTCGGTCGCCGAACCCGTCACGCAGTACCTCGACCCGCCGGCGGGTCAGGGCGAGACCGTGGAGGCCGCCAGGCAGGCCACCGTGTGGACGTTGTTCCACTACGGGATCACCGGATGGGGTATGTACGCGTTGATGGGGATGGCGTTGGCCTACTTCGCGTACCGCATGAACCTGCCGTTGAGCATCCGCTCGGCGCTCTATCCGCTTGCCGGCCGGCGCATCTACGGTCCCCTCGGGCACGGCGTCGACCTGGCCGCCGTGCTCGGCACGATCTTCGGCATCGCGACGTCGCTGGGCATCGGTGTGGTGTTGCTCAACTACGGGCTGACGGCCCTGTTCGGTATCCCTGAGGGCCTGGGTGCGCAGACCGGCCTCGTCGTCCTCGCCATCATCATGGCCACCGTCTCCGCGGTGACCGGGGTCGACCGGGGCATCCGTCGCCTGTCCCAGCTCAACGTACTGCTGGCGATCGTGCTGGCACTCTTCCTTCTGGTCAGTGGGCGTACCGCCTTCCTGCTCAACGCGTTCGTGCAAGACATCGGCAACTACGTCGCCACCTTCGCCGACAAGACGCTGGAGACCTTCGCCTTCACCCAACCCACGGCGTGGCTCAACACCTGGACCCTGTTCTTCTGGGCGTGGTGGATCGCCTGGGCCTCCTTCGTGGGGCTGTTCCTGGCACGTATCTCCCGTGGGCGCACCATCCGCCAGTTCGTCGTGGGAACGCTCACCATCCCGTTCTTCTACATCGTCATGTGGGTGTCGATCTTCGGTAACAGCGCTCTGTCGGTCGTGCGGGGCGGGAACGAGGGGTTCGGCGAGACGGCGGTCGACAACCCCGCCCGTGGGTTCTACGACCTGCTGGCCGAGTACCCGGCGTTCGGAGTCGTCGCCTCGGTGGCGACGTTCGTCGGGCTGTTGTTCTACGTCACGTCCGCCGACTCCGGTGCGCTGGTGATGGGCGACCTCACCTCGTACCGGAAGACCCCGCAGGACGACGCTCCTCCACCGCTGCGCATCTTCTGGGCCACGGCCACCGGGTTGCTCACCCTGGCGATGCTGATCGTCGGAGGGGTGCCGGCACTGCAGAACGCCACCATCATCATGGGCCTGCCGTTCGCGTTCGTGCTCGTGCTGGTCATGCTCGGTCTGTACAAGGCGCTACGCGTGGAGGGGTACCGCGCGGACAGCCACCAGCGCAGCCTGCCCGGCTCGCTGTCCGGGCGCGGCACCGACGGTGCCGACCGGGCGCCCACCGGAGAATGGCGGCGGCGACTGCGGCGCAGCATGGACTTCCCCACCTATGCGGCAGCAGTGCAGTTCCTCGGCGCGACCGCGCTTCCCGCGGTCTCTCAGGTCACCGACGAGCTGCGCGAGCACGGCGTCGAGGCAACCGTGCACGACGGGACGGGCGACCAGGACGCCGCGTACGTCGAGCTGCGGGCGGGCCTGGGCGAGGAACCGCCGTTCGTCTACCGGATCTCACCGCAGAAGTGCGGTATCCCGTCGTACGGAGTTCGGTTCCAGCCCGGCAGCAACTTCTACTATCGGCTCGAGGTGCACCTGACCGAGGGTGGCCAAGACTACGACGTGATGGGCTATACGCACGGTCAGCTGATGGACGACATCCTCGACCAGTACGAGCGGCATCTGGAGTTCGCCCGGCTGCACCGGGAAGGCATCGGCTGA